In the Pseudothauera hydrothermalis genome, one interval contains:
- the pilW gene encoding type IV pilus biogenesis/stability protein PilW, with product MTRFAAPLLSALLSLLLGACATAPVGVAQDAAAARPYADRAPASPAEASAKVHVDLGTAYLQVGRYDVALDEAAIALEDSPSYAPAFHLRALVYMMVGDEAKAEENFRRALAQAPGEPEFNNSFGWFLCIQGRETEGLERLALAARNPYYRTPAYPLSNAGLCYLRLGDTAAAVTHFQRAVEADPGNAVALFNLADIAYRQGDFVTARTHLIRLHQQSEPTAESAWLGLRTERRLGNTEAEASYAAQLRSRFASSPQYQLMLQGKYE from the coding sequence ATGACGCGTTTTGCCGCCCCGCTTCTTTCCGCCCTGTTGAGTCTGCTGCTTGGAGCCTGCGCCACTGCGCCCGTTGGCGTAGCGCAGGACGCGGCGGCCGCACGCCCTTATGCCGACCGTGCCCCGGCCAGTCCGGCAGAAGCGAGCGCCAAAGTGCATGTCGATCTGGGTACGGCCTATCTGCAGGTCGGCCGTTACGATGTTGCCCTCGATGAAGCGGCCATTGCGCTGGAGGACAGTCCGTCCTACGCGCCAGCTTTTCATCTGCGTGCGCTGGTCTACATGATGGTGGGCGATGAGGCCAAAGCGGAGGAAAATTTCCGGCGAGCGCTTGCCCAGGCGCCGGGCGAACCGGAGTTCAACAATAGTTTTGGTTGGTTTTTATGCATCCAAGGGCGCGAGACCGAAGGCTTGGAGCGTTTGGCGCTGGCTGCCCGCAATCCTTACTACCGCACCCCCGCCTATCCGCTATCCAACGCCGGGCTGTGTTACCTGCGCTTGGGTGACACCGCCGCCGCGGTAACGCATTTTCAGCGCGCGGTGGAGGCAGACCCTGGCAACGCGGTGGCGCTGTTCAATCTGGCCGATATCGCCTACCGTCAGGGTGACTTCGTTACCGCCCGCACCCATCTGATCCGCCTGCATCAGCAAAGCGAGCCGACGGCCGAGTCGGCGTGGCTGGGGCTGCGTACCGAGCGCCGCTTGGGCAACACGGAAGCCGAGGCGAGTTATGCGGCGCAGTTGCGCAGCCGCTTTGCCAGCTCCCCGCAGTACCAGTTGATGCTGCAAGGAAAGTACGAGTGA
- the hisS gene encoding histidine--tRNA ligase, whose product MSKTLQAVRGMNDILPDEAEIWEHFEDLVRDWLKSYGYRPIRMPIVEPTPLFKRAIGEVTDIVEKEMYSFEDALNGEHLTLRPEGTASCVRAAIEHNLIASSGPQRLYYHGPMFRHERPQKGRYRQFHQIGVEALGFSGPDIDAEHLIMCARLWDDLGLEDVSLEINSLGSAEERAQHRAALIAYLERHQARLDEDGRRRLYTNPLRILDTKNPDLQDLVEAAPRLADYLGEASRAHFEAVLDLLKDAGIPFRINHRLVRGLDYYNRTVFEWVTTRLGAQGTVCAGGRYDGLVAQLGGKPAPAAGFAMGVERLLALWRESVGGIARMTPDVYVVHVGDAARRLAFRAAEALRTHGFAVVLHCGEGSFKSQMKKADASGAAVALVIGEDEAAAGEVGLKPLRGPGGQQRIALQSLPETVAGLLYADQGDNDGSV is encoded by the coding sequence ATGAGCAAAACGCTGCAGGCCGTGCGCGGGATGAACGACATCCTGCCCGATGAGGCTGAAATTTGGGAACACTTCGAGGATTTGGTGCGAGACTGGCTGAAAAGCTATGGCTATCGTCCGATTCGTATGCCCATCGTCGAACCGACCCCGCTCTTTAAGCGGGCTATCGGCGAGGTGACCGACATCGTCGAAAAGGAGATGTATTCCTTCGAAGATGCGCTCAACGGCGAGCATTTGACGCTGCGCCCGGAAGGTACCGCGTCGTGCGTGCGCGCGGCCATCGAGCACAACCTGATCGCCAGCAGCGGGCCGCAGCGTCTGTACTATCACGGCCCGATGTTCCGCCATGAACGCCCGCAAAAGGGGCGCTACCGGCAGTTCCATCAGATCGGCGTCGAAGCGCTGGGATTTTCCGGGCCGGATATCGATGCCGAGCACCTCATCATGTGCGCGCGGCTGTGGGACGATCTCGGACTCGAGGATGTCAGCCTGGAGATCAATTCGCTCGGTTCGGCCGAGGAACGCGCGCAGCATCGCGCCGCGCTGATCGCCTATCTGGAGCGACATCAGGCGCGTCTGGACGAAGATGGCCGGCGCAGGTTATACACCAACCCCTTGCGCATCCTCGACACCAAAAACCCGGATCTCCAGGACCTGGTCGAAGCCGCCCCGCGCCTGGCCGACTATCTGGGTGAGGCGTCGCGCGCGCATTTCGAGGCGGTGCTCGATCTGCTCAAGGATGCCGGCATTCCGTTTCGCATCAACCATCGTCTGGTGCGCGGGCTGGACTATTACAACCGCACGGTGTTCGAGTGGGTGACCACCCGGCTGGGCGCGCAGGGTACGGTCTGCGCCGGCGGGCGTTACGATGGCCTGGTGGCGCAGCTCGGTGGCAAACCTGCGCCGGCTGCCGGTTTTGCCATGGGCGTGGAGCGACTCCTTGCACTGTGGCGCGAATCCGTCGGCGGCATCGCCCGCATGACGCCGGACGTCTATGTCGTACACGTCGGAGATGCGGCTCGTCGGCTGGCTTTCCGTGCTGCCGAGGCATTGCGCACCCACGGCTTTGCGGTCGTGTTGCACTGTGGTGAGGGCAGTTTCAAGTCGCAAATGAAAAAAGCCGACGCCAGCGGTGCGGCCGTGGCGCTGGTGATCGGTGAGGACGAGGCGGCCGCCGGCGAAGTCGGCCTCAAGCCGTTGCGCGGCCCGGGCGGCCAGCAGCGCATTGCGCTCCAGTCTTTGCCCGAAACGGTGGCCGGGCTTCTGTATGCAGATCAAGGGGACAACGATGGCAGTGTATGA
- a CDS encoding YfgM family protein codes for MAVYDLEEQEQISQLKAWWAQYGKWVTAVAVAAAVASVGWQGWQWYQGNQAAEAGALYHGVEQAARTGDSQKARELTGQLIGSYAGTAYAQMAALLSARVQFDRGDLDNARAHLAWASTEGRDPALRDIARLRLAAVLLQAGKMDEALDTLTAAPADPLQARFADLRGDILAAQGKFGEARSAYQAALDAIGEGAEGAATLREVVRVKLEALEG; via the coding sequence ATGGCAGTGTATGACCTGGAAGAGCAGGAACAAATTTCCCAGCTCAAAGCGTGGTGGGCTCAGTACGGCAAGTGGGTCACCGCAGTGGCCGTGGCGGCCGCGGTGGCTTCAGTAGGCTGGCAAGGTTGGCAGTGGTACCAGGGCAATCAGGCTGCTGAAGCCGGCGCGCTCTATCACGGTGTGGAGCAGGCCGCCCGTACCGGCGACAGTCAAAAGGCGCGTGAGCTGACCGGCCAGTTGATCGGCAGTTACGCTGGCACGGCCTATGCCCAGATGGCTGCATTGTTGTCGGCGAGGGTGCAGTTCGACCGCGGCGATCTGGACAACGCCCGCGCCCATCTGGCCTGGGCCAGCACCGAAGGGCGCGATCCGGCTTTGCGCGACATTGCCCGCCTGCGCCTGGCCGCGGTGCTGTTACAGGCGGGGAAAATGGACGAAGCTCTCGACACGCTGACGGCAGCGCCGGCTGATCCGCTGCAGGCCCGTTTCGCGGATTTGCGCGGTGACATTCTGGCTGCCCAGGGCAAGTTTGGCGAGGCACGCAGCGCTTATCAGGCCGCGCTGGATGCGATCGGCGAAGGCGCAGAAGGGGCGGCAACTTTGCGCGAAGTCGTGCGCGTCAAACTCGAAGCGCTGGAGGGCTGA
- the ispG gene encoding flavodoxin-dependent (E)-4-hydroxy-3-methylbut-2-enyl-diphosphate synthase → MKNVSALTFGPQPRRRTRLVRVGRVAVGADAPVVVQSMTNTDTADVLGTAMQIAELARAGSEIVRITVNNEEAARAVPHIRDRLLALNVDVPLVGDFHYNGHKLLTDFPACAEALAKFRINPGNVGTGAKRDPQFAAIVELACRYDKPVRIGVNWGSLDQSVLARIMDANAKLAEPRDASAVMREALVVSALESAAKAEEYGLPGDRIILSAKVSSVQDLIAVYRELARRCDYPLHLGLTEAGMGSKGIVASTAALAVLLQEGIGDTIRISLTPEPGGNRCQEVIVAQEILQTMGLRAFTPMVTACPGCGRTTSTFFQELADGIQRYVREQMPAWREQYDGVENMTLAVMGCVVNGPGESKHANIGISLPGTGETPAAPVFVDGVKTVTLRGDNIAAEFKAIVDDYVATRYKRKAG, encoded by the coding sequence ATGAAAAACGTCTCAGCGCTAACTTTTGGCCCGCAGCCGCGTCGGCGAACCCGGCTGGTGCGTGTCGGCCGTGTTGCAGTGGGCGCCGATGCACCGGTGGTGGTGCAGTCGATGACCAATACCGATACCGCCGATGTGCTGGGCACAGCGATGCAGATTGCCGAACTGGCGCGCGCCGGTTCGGAGATCGTGCGCATCACGGTCAATAACGAAGAGGCCGCGCGCGCGGTGCCACATATCCGCGACCGCCTGCTGGCGCTCAATGTCGACGTGCCGCTGGTGGGCGACTTCCACTACAACGGTCATAAATTATTGACCGACTTTCCCGCCTGCGCCGAGGCGCTGGCCAAGTTCCGCATCAACCCCGGCAACGTCGGCACCGGCGCCAAGCGCGACCCGCAGTTTGCCGCCATCGTCGAATTGGCCTGCCGTTACGACAAGCCGGTACGCATCGGGGTCAATTGGGGCAGCCTGGACCAGTCGGTCCTGGCGCGCATCATGGATGCCAACGCCAAACTGGCCGAACCGCGCGACGCCAGCGCGGTGATGCGCGAGGCGCTGGTGGTCTCGGCCCTCGAATCGGCCGCCAAGGCCGAAGAATACGGCCTGCCGGGCGACCGCATCATTCTGTCGGCCAAGGTTTCCAGCGTACAGGATCTGATCGCGGTTTATCGTGAGCTGGCCCGTCGCTGCGATTATCCGCTGCATCTGGGGCTCACCGAGGCGGGCATGGGCTCCAAGGGCATCGTCGCTTCCACTGCGGCGCTGGCGGTGCTGCTGCAAGAGGGCATCGGCGACACCATTCGTATTTCGCTCACCCCGGAACCGGGCGGTAATCGCTGTCAAGAGGTGATCGTTGCGCAAGAAATCCTGCAGACCATGGGCCTGCGCGCGTTCACACCCATGGTTACTGCCTGCCCTGGCTGCGGGCGCACTACCAGCACCTTTTTCCAGGAACTGGCCGACGGCATCCAGCGCTATGTGCGTGAGCAGATGCCCGCGTGGCGCGAACAATACGATGGGGTGGAAAACATGACCCTGGCGGTGATGGGCTGTGTGGTCAACGGGCCGGGCGAGAGCAAGCACGCCAACATCGGCATTTCGCTGCCCGGCACCGGGGAGACGCCGGCTGCGCCGGTGTTCGTAGACGGCGTCAAAACCGTCACCCTGCGCGGCGACAACATCGCCGCTGAATTCAAGGCCATCGTCGATGACTACGTGGCCACCCGATACAAACGCAAAGCGGGCTGA
- the ndk gene encoding nucleoside-diphosphate kinase, producing the protein MAIERTLSIIKPDAVAKNVIGKIYQRFEDAGLKIVAAKMVHLSEQEAGQFYAVHKDRPFFKDLVSFMTSGPVMVQCLEGENAIAKNRELMGATDPKKAAPGTIRADFAESIDANAVHGSDAPETAAVEVAFFFPGMNIYSGR; encoded by the coding sequence ATGGCCATCGAACGCACTTTGTCCATCATCAAACCCGATGCGGTCGCCAAGAACGTGATTGGCAAGATCTATCAGCGTTTCGAGGACGCTGGTCTGAAGATCGTTGCCGCCAAGATGGTCCATTTGTCCGAGCAGGAAGCCGGCCAATTTTACGCGGTACATAAAGATCGCCCCTTCTTCAAGGATCTGGTGTCCTTCATGACCTCCGGCCCGGTCATGGTGCAGTGCCTGGAAGGTGAGAACGCGATTGCCAAAAACCGTGAGCTGATGGGCGCCACCGACCCGAAGAAGGCCGCGCCGGGCACCATCCGCGCCGATTTTGCCGAATCCATCGACGCCAACGCGGTCCACGGCTCCGATGCGCCGGAAACCGCGGCGGTGGAAGTGGCGTTCTTCTTCCCCGGCATGAATATTTACAGCGGCCGCTGA
- a CDS encoding response regulator transcription factor, with translation MNTACAHIIDDDEAIRDALEWQFRTRGLACRLWPSAEAFLAAWQPDWSGCIVLDIRMQGMSGLECFDALRARDCRLPVIFITGHGDVPMAVGALKKGAFDFIEKPFNDNELLDIVAQALAADAERQRAAADRETVQARLATVTAREREVMALILEGKYNKVIADELNISMRTVEAHRAKIFDKMGVRSAVELAQLLTGIRY, from the coding sequence ATGAACACCGCCTGCGCACACATCATCGACGACGACGAGGCCATCCGCGACGCACTGGAATGGCAGTTCCGCACCCGTGGGCTCGCCTGCCGCCTATGGCCGAGCGCCGAGGCATTTTTGGCCGCCTGGCAACCGGACTGGAGCGGCTGCATCGTGCTGGATATCCGCATGCAGGGCATGAGTGGCCTCGAATGCTTCGACGCCTTGCGGGCCCGTGATTGTCGTTTGCCGGTGATTTTCATCACCGGCCACGGCGATGTGCCGATGGCGGTCGGCGCCTTGAAAAAAGGGGCCTTCGACTTCATCGAAAAACCCTTCAATGACAACGAACTGCTCGACATCGTCGCGCAAGCGCTGGCGGCCGATGCCGAACGCCAACGCGCCGCGGCCGACCGCGAAACCGTCCAGGCACGGCTGGCCACAGTCACCGCGCGCGAACGTGAAGTCATGGCCCTCATTCTGGAAGGCAAGTACAACAAAGTGATCGCCGACGAGCTGAATATCTCAATGCGTACCGTGGAAGCACACCGCGCAAAGATTTTCGACAAGATGGGGGTGCGCTCGGCGGTGGAACTGGCGCAACTACTGACCGGCATCCGTTACTGA
- the rlmN gene encoding 23S rRNA (adenine(2503)-C(2))-methyltransferase RlmN has product MINLLDFDLDGLVDWFAERGEKAFRARQVMRWVHREGCDDFERMTDVAKSLRASLATNACIRAPRPLRDTVSADGTRKWLLDVGNGNAVETVFIPETSRGTLCVSSQAGCALDCAFCSTGKQGFNRNLTAGEIIGQLWLANKLLGAARDAAPDLEAGERDNGRIISNVVMMGMGEPLANFDNVVTALRLMLDDHAYGLSRRRVTVSTSGIVPAIDRLREECPVALAVSLHASNDDLRDRLVPINRKYPLAELMAACQRYLVRAPRDFVTFEYVMLDGVNDQDAHARELVALVRDVPCKFNLIPFNPFPHSGFRRSPAERIRRFAGILIDAGIVTTTRKTRGDDVDAACGQLAGQVQDKTRRSVRFVQSMEVRP; this is encoded by the coding sequence ATGATCAATTTGCTCGATTTCGATCTCGATGGCCTGGTCGACTGGTTCGCCGAACGCGGTGAGAAAGCGTTTCGGGCGCGCCAGGTGATGCGCTGGGTACACCGCGAAGGCTGTGACGATTTCGAGCGCATGACCGATGTGGCCAAAAGCCTGCGCGCCAGTTTGGCCACAAACGCCTGCATTCGCGCGCCGCGCCCGCTGCGCGACACGGTGTCGGCCGACGGCACCCGCAAGTGGCTGCTCGACGTCGGCAACGGCAACGCGGTGGAAACCGTGTTCATCCCTGAGACCAGTCGCGGCACCTTGTGCGTGTCTTCGCAGGCCGGCTGCGCACTGGACTGCGCCTTTTGCTCCACCGGCAAGCAGGGTTTCAACCGTAATCTGACAGCGGGCGAGATCATCGGCCAGTTGTGGCTGGCCAACAAGCTGTTGGGCGCGGCCCGCGATGCTGCGCCCGACCTCGAGGCTGGCGAACGCGATAACGGCCGCATCATCAGCAATGTGGTGATGATGGGCATGGGCGAGCCGCTGGCCAACTTCGACAACGTGGTCACCGCGCTACGCCTGATGCTCGACGATCATGCCTACGGCCTGTCGCGCCGGCGGGTGACCGTGTCGACCTCGGGCATCGTGCCGGCGATCGACCGCTTGCGTGAGGAGTGTCCGGTGGCTTTGGCGGTGTCGCTGCATGCATCGAACGACGACTTGCGCGACCGTCTGGTGCCGATCAACCGCAAATATCCGCTGGCCGAGCTGATGGCAGCCTGCCAGCGCTATCTGGTGCGCGCGCCGCGCGACTTTGTGACCTTCGAGTATGTGATGCTCGATGGCGTCAACGACCAGGACGCGCATGCCCGCGAGCTGGTTGCGCTGGTACGCGATGTGCCGTGCAAGTTCAACCTGATTCCGTTCAACCCCTTCCCGCATTCCGGCTTCCGTCGCTCGCCGGCCGAGCGCATCCGCCGTTTTGCCGGTATCCTGATTGACGCCGGCATTGTCACCACCACCCGCAAGACCCGCGGCGACGATGTGGATGCGGCCTGCGGCCAGCTCGCGGGCCAAGTGCAGGACAAGACCCGGCGCAGCGTTCGATTCGTGCAATCGATGGAGGTCCGCCCATGA
- a CDS encoding PAS domain S-box protein: MDTPPAPVPATWQLRLPYLTLALFLGTIAALVWLTRAYDEEAQRATLINDVLWMEQNMRFHLDRNAALLAQLGPELLAAGLRAPSTRASLEQLLRAESGLVRVIWLDAEGKLKGAVPPLSEAHLMGETQGAVPAASILRLARAIGQPAYGPAYEVAGGDYHFEVHVPLYAEGAFAGTAVGVYSLQTLVVRELPWWFSERYRVSVLDADGREIAAKSKVAPLSSAHEYRMSFEPPGHGLTLRITAYRGETRWIPVLLIGSLVLLCGVILWSVWQLRSQLARRLAAEQALRNESAFRKAMEDSMITGMRARDLRGRITHVNPAFCRMTGYSAEELIGRAPPLPYWLPDHTEQRQALLDRLQEGGSTPEGVELRFRRKNGEPLDVLLFEAPLIDAQGRHTGWLGSFLDITEQKRAQELARQQEERLQATSRLITMGEMASTLAHELNQPLAAIASYNSGCMNRLAAAGEIDREELMEIHLRLGRQAQRAGEIIRRVHDFVRRSEPKRIPVDINVIIRDAVDLIEADARKRRIRLLTELADRLPEVDADPVMIEQIIVNLVRNGMDAMHDNPPQRRTVRLRTGQEDDLVVIKVIDQGRGIDPQTARRLFEPFFTTKPEGMGMGLNICRSIAELHRGRLGFESNPEGGTIFILTLPVEPA; this comes from the coding sequence ATGGACACGCCCCCAGCACCGGTGCCCGCCACCTGGCAATTGCGCCTGCCCTATCTGACGCTTGCGCTGTTTCTAGGCACCATCGCCGCGCTGGTCTGGCTGACCCGCGCCTATGACGAAGAGGCGCAGCGGGCTACGCTGATCAACGACGTTTTATGGATGGAGCAAAACATGCGCTTCCATCTCGATCGCAACGCTGCGCTACTGGCTCAGTTGGGGCCGGAGTTACTGGCTGCGGGACTGCGCGCGCCCAGTACCCGCGCCAGCCTGGAGCAATTGCTGCGTGCCGAAAGCGGCCTGGTACGGGTGATCTGGCTCGATGCCGAAGGCAAGCTCAAGGGCGCCGTCCCGCCGCTGTCCGAAGCCCATCTGATGGGCGAAACCCAGGGCGCGGTGCCGGCCGCGTCGATATTGCGCTTGGCGCGAGCCATAGGCCAGCCGGCCTACGGTCCGGCCTACGAGGTCGCCGGCGGCGATTACCACTTCGAGGTCCATGTGCCGCTCTACGCCGAAGGCGCATTCGCCGGTACCGCGGTCGGCGTGTATTCGCTCCAGACTCTGGTGGTACGCGAGCTGCCCTGGTGGTTTTCCGAGCGCTACCGGGTCAGCGTGCTCGATGCGGACGGCCGTGAAATCGCGGCCAAATCCAAGGTCGCACCGTTGTCGAGCGCGCACGAATACCGCATGAGCTTCGAGCCGCCCGGTCACGGACTCACCCTACGGATCACCGCCTATCGCGGCGAAACGCGCTGGATTCCGGTGCTGCTAATCGGCTCATTGGTGCTGCTGTGCGGTGTCATCCTGTGGAGTGTCTGGCAGCTACGCAGCCAGCTCGCCCGTCGACTTGCCGCCGAACAGGCGCTGCGCAACGAGTCGGCCTTTCGCAAAGCCATGGAGGACTCGATGATCACCGGCATGCGCGCACGCGACCTTCGCGGGCGCATCACCCATGTCAACCCGGCATTCTGTCGGATGACCGGCTACAGCGCCGAGGAATTGATCGGCCGCGCGCCGCCGCTGCCCTACTGGCTGCCGGACCACACCGAGCAGCGACAGGCGCTGCTCGACCGCTTGCAAGAAGGCGGCTCCACCCCCGAAGGGGTGGAGCTGCGCTTTCGGCGCAAAAACGGCGAACCGTTAGATGTGCTGCTGTTCGAGGCCCCGCTGATCGACGCCCAAGGACGGCATACCGGCTGGCTGGGCTCCTTTCTGGACATCACCGAGCAAAAACGCGCCCAGGAGTTGGCCCGACAACAGGAGGAACGCTTACAAGCCACCTCCCGGCTGATCACCATGGGCGAGATGGCCTCGACCCTGGCGCATGAGCTCAACCAACCGCTGGCAGCCATTGCCAGCTACAACAGCGGGTGTATGAACCGACTCGCCGCCGCGGGCGAGATCGATCGTGAAGAGCTCATGGAAATCCACTTGCGGCTCGGCCGTCAGGCGCAACGCGCCGGCGAGATCATCCGCCGGGTGCACGACTTTGTGCGCCGCTCCGAGCCCAAGCGGATACCTGTCGATATCAATGTCATCATCCGGGATGCAGTCGATCTGATCGAGGCCGACGCCCGCAAACGCCGCATCCGTCTGCTCACCGAACTGGCCGACCGCCTGCCGGAGGTGGATGCCGACCCGGTGATGATCGAGCAGATCATCGTCAATCTGGTGCGCAACGGCATGGACGCGATGCACGACAATCCGCCGCAGCGACGCACCGTGCGCCTGCGCACCGGCCAGGAAGACGATCTAGTGGTGATCAAGGTCATCGACCAGGGCCGCGGCATCGATCCGCAAACCGCCCGCCGACTGTTCGAACCTTTTTTCACCACCAAGCCGGAAGGCATGGGTATGGGTCTGAACATCTGCCGCTCGATTGCCGAGTTGCACCGTGGGCGGCTCGGTTTCGAAAGCAATCCGGAAGGCGGTACCATTTTCATTCTTACGCTACCGGTGGAGCCTGCATGA
- the tilS gene encoding tRNA lysidine(34) synthetase TilS gives MLPAALQDELAAVLAAAGVGKQTTLCCALSGGVDSMLLLHGLAALRARLGFRLVAAHVHHGLSPHADHWAAFCAAQCASLGVALQTFHVVVDRNDPAGLEAAARRVRHAALGGVACDWLVFGHHQDDQAETVLFRLARGAGVRGAAGMAAIEFGSPGRLRPLLGLRREQIEQAARDAGLVWVDDESNVDLRYTRNALRHRVLPALEAVLPAAVPGLARAAAHFREADELLDALAAEDARRCGGDILSRTAVCALSSARLRNLLRWKMRTLGVEAVSRTRLFEIERQLRFGAADKPLRLPLGVLACCVYRDALWLERAQPENPVARPWRGEARLPWGDGAVRFEPTQGLGVSQRLLRAAGQSWLVRRWPGLAMRVQNGRPRRRFKNLCQEAGIAPWLRDRLPVLQVDGEAVWIAGIGVAADWQCMAGEEGVLPVWQQSVDQSVTDAGQ, from the coding sequence ATGCTCCCGGCTGCGCTGCAAGATGAGCTGGCTGCGGTACTGGCTGCGGCGGGCGTCGGCAAACAGACCACGCTGTGCTGTGCGCTGTCTGGCGGGGTCGATTCGATGCTGCTATTGCACGGGTTGGCTGCGTTGCGTGCGCGGCTCGGTTTTCGGTTGGTGGCAGCGCATGTCCATCACGGTTTGAGTCCGCATGCCGACCATTGGGCCGCGTTTTGTGCGGCGCAGTGTGCTTCCCTGGGGGTGGCGCTGCAAACCTTCCATGTCGTGGTCGATCGTAACGATCCGGCTGGTCTGGAAGCTGCGGCGCGGCGCGTGCGCCACGCAGCGCTCGGTGGCGTGGCGTGCGATTGGCTGGTGTTCGGACATCATCAGGACGACCAGGCCGAAACCGTGTTGTTTCGGCTGGCGCGCGGGGCCGGGGTGCGCGGCGCCGCAGGCATGGCGGCGATCGAGTTCGGCTCGCCTGGGCGTTTGCGGCCGCTGCTGGGGCTGCGGCGTGAGCAAATCGAGCAGGCTGCCCGGGATGCGGGCTTAGTCTGGGTGGATGACGAGAGCAATGTCGACCTGCGCTACACCCGTAATGCCTTGCGTCACCGGGTCTTGCCGGCGCTCGAAGCGGTGTTACCGGCTGCGGTGCCCGGCTTGGCGCGCGCCGCGGCTCATTTTCGCGAGGCGGACGAATTGCTCGATGCGCTGGCGGCCGAGGATGCGCGGCGCTGCGGCGGAGATATCCTGTCGCGTACTGCGGTGTGTGCTTTGTCCTCGGCGCGTTTGCGTAATCTGTTGCGTTGGAAAATGCGCACGCTGGGGGTGGAGGCGGTTTCGCGCACGCGTCTTTTCGAGATCGAACGGCAGTTACGCTTTGGTGCCGCAGACAAGCCTTTGCGCTTGCCGCTAGGGGTATTGGCCTGCTGTGTTTACCGCGACGCCTTGTGGCTGGAACGCGCCCAGCCGGAAAACCCGGTAGCGCGGCCATGGCGGGGTGAGGCCAGATTGCCCTGGGGCGATGGCGCGGTAAGGTTTGAGCCGACGCAGGGCCTGGGGGTGTCGCAGCGGCTGCTGCGTGCCGCGGGGCAGTCGTGGTTGGTGCGGCGTTGGCCGGGGTTGGCGATGCGCGTGCAAAATGGCAGGCCGCGACGCCGCTTCAAAAACTTGTGCCAAGAAGCGGGCATTGCGCCATGGTTGCGCGACCGCCTGCCGGTGTTGCAGGTCGATGGCGAAGCGGTATGGATTGCCGGCATTGGCGTGGCGGCCGACTGGCAATGCATGGCGGGCGAAGAGGGCGTGCTGCCGGTGTGGCAGCAGAGCGTGGATCAATCAGTAACGGATGCCGGTCAGTAG
- a CDS encoding RodZ domain-containing protein, protein MSETIDPRGQSVPQDAAEVGRLLSAGRQARGLTIANVAQMLKLGVRQIEAMESGRFDLLPGAAFARGFVRNYARLLGIDADPLVAVVDAGVTAQVDLAPVSNAEGVMPASGAQRLSSTPVALVAFGLLLVVLVGWYFDWFRTPDAPPDTVAQPAVVETAPPTAVAQEQPSETQPAPALDAAGTPAAKPPATLPEVVTNPAAERPASPAPQSPAPAGANPGGEAASSADGLHTVELTFAGESWYEIRDADGKIVATGIGRADQVRSARGSAPLALVIGNAAMVRLTHNGQAVDLAPHTRVSVARLTLQ, encoded by the coding sequence GTGAGCGAGACGATCGATCCCCGCGGCCAAAGCGTACCGCAGGATGCAGCCGAGGTCGGCAGGCTGTTGAGCGCCGGCCGCCAAGCGCGCGGTTTGACGATCGCCAACGTGGCACAGATGCTCAAGCTGGGCGTCCGCCAAATCGAGGCCATGGAGAGCGGGCGCTTCGATCTGTTGCCCGGAGCGGCCTTTGCACGCGGCTTTGTGCGTAACTATGCGCGCTTGCTTGGTATCGATGCCGATCCGCTGGTAGCGGTGGTCGATGCCGGCGTGACCGCGCAGGTCGATTTGGCGCCGGTATCGAATGCCGAGGGGGTCATGCCGGCCAGCGGCGCGCAGCGCCTGTCATCGACGCCGGTGGCCTTGGTGGCTTTTGGTTTGTTGCTGGTGGTGCTGGTCGGCTGGTACTTTGACTGGTTTCGCACTCCGGATGCGCCGCCGGATACCGTTGCCCAGCCGGCTGTGGTCGAGACCGCACCGCCAACCGCAGTCGCCCAAGAGCAGCCGTCCGAGACGCAGCCTGCGCCGGCGCTCGATGCTGCGGGCACGCCTGCGGCCAAACCGCCAGCCACTTTGCCCGAGGTCGTTACCAATCCCGCCGCTGAGCGCCCGGCTTCGCCGGCGCCGCAGTCTCCCGCACCCGCTGGCGCGAATCCGGGCGGCGAGGCAGCCTCCTCCGCAGACGGGCTGCATACGGTCGAGCTGACTTTTGCCGGCGAATCGTGGTACGAAATCCGTGACGCGGACGGCAAAATCGTTGCCACCGGCATCGGCCGTGCCGATCAGGTGCGCAGTGCGCGCGGTAGTGCGCCCTTGGCATTGGTGATCGGTAATGCAGCCATGGTGCGTTTGACTCATAACGGCCAGGCGGTCGATCTCGCCCCGCACACCCGGGTCAGTGTGGCCAGGCTGACTTTGCAGTGA